The Candidatus Caccoplasma merdavium genome has a segment encoding these proteins:
- the cadA gene encoding cadmium-translocating P-type ATPase: MSMIKCVLPVLEMSCAVCANNVETTVKNLRGVQSAVVNFATEDLLLTYDPAIITLEEIAAAVEAAGYGLVVGEEEKEKQREAAATRHFKSLRNRVVVAWLFALPLMAVSMGCMHTPHIEWLLLALTLPVILYSGRDFYVHAWKQLCQRTANMDTLVALSTGVAFLFSLAMTLFPQYWKSQGIAPQVYYDAAGMIIAFVLTGKLMEERAKHNTSAALKSLMGLQPQTAMKITADGMCEVNIATLKTGDRILVRPGEKVAVDGRVVEGESYVDESMINGEPIPADKTTGDTVMAGTINRDGVLTVEAQAVGAQTVLAHIVRRVQEAQGSKAPAQRLADRVSRRFVPAIIILACLTFVGWQCFYPGDNRLAHSLLTAISVLVIACPCALGLATPTALMVGIGKAAGEHILIKDAVALEKMGQIDGMVLDKTGTLTQGRPEVVDAVWLRPEERYAAPLARAEEQSQHPLAQAIAAHWSSHAREKTFAIERYEQLSGKGIEFEVQGETLRIGNRAFMTASSLSPDLETKIASWQAEGKSIVFYGNREGVIAIIAIADKIKESSHEAIARLRKLGIEVYMLTGDDTATATSVAQAVGITRFRANALPQEKEDFVRSLQSGGKTVAMVGDGINDSQALAQADVSIAMGQGTDIAMQVAMVTLISSDLRLLSRAVLLSRRTMRIVRENLFWAFVYNVVCIPVAAGVLFPINGWLLNPMWASAAMAFSSVSVVLNSLRLKWK, from the coding sequence ATGAGTATGATAAAATGCGTACTTCCCGTGCTCGAAATGAGTTGTGCCGTGTGTGCCAACAACGTCGAGACAACCGTAAAGAATCTTCGGGGCGTGCAATCGGCCGTTGTGAATTTTGCGACCGAAGACCTGCTGCTCACCTACGACCCGGCCATCATCACCCTCGAAGAGATTGCCGCCGCCGTAGAAGCCGCCGGCTACGGCCTTGTCGTCGGTGAAGAAGAGAAAGAGAAACAACGCGAAGCCGCCGCCACCCGGCACTTCAAGTCGCTGCGCAACCGGGTTGTCGTGGCCTGGCTTTTTGCCCTGCCGCTCATGGCGGTCTCGATGGGTTGCATGCACACCCCGCACATCGAATGGCTCTTGTTGGCGCTGACCCTGCCCGTCATTCTCTACTCGGGGCGTGATTTCTACGTCCATGCCTGGAAGCAGCTATGCCAACGCACGGCAAACATGGACACGCTCGTGGCCCTGAGCACCGGCGTGGCCTTCCTGTTCAGCCTGGCCATGACCCTCTTTCCCCAATACTGGAAAAGCCAAGGCATCGCCCCCCAGGTCTACTACGATGCCGCGGGCATGATCATCGCCTTCGTGCTCACCGGCAAGCTCATGGAAGAGCGTGCCAAACACAACACCTCGGCAGCCTTGAAAAGCCTGATGGGTTTGCAGCCGCAGACCGCCATGAAAATTACGGCCGACGGAATGTGCGAGGTAAACATCGCCACGCTGAAAACCGGCGACCGCATACTCGTGCGTCCCGGTGAAAAGGTGGCGGTCGACGGGCGTGTCGTCGAGGGGGAATCGTATGTCGACGAAAGCATGATCAACGGCGAACCCATACCGGCCGACAAGACCACGGGCGACACCGTCATGGCCGGGACCATCAACCGCGACGGAGTCCTCACCGTAGAGGCGCAGGCGGTGGGAGCGCAAACCGTTCTCGCCCACATCGTGCGGCGGGTGCAGGAGGCACAAGGGAGCAAGGCGCCGGCACAACGGCTGGCCGACCGTGTGAGCCGGCGTTTCGTACCGGCCATCATCATACTCGCCTGCCTCACCTTCGTCGGGTGGCAATGTTTCTACCCGGGCGACAACAGGCTCGCCCACAGCCTGCTGACCGCCATATCGGTGCTGGTCATCGCCTGCCCCTGTGCGCTGGGACTGGCCACTCCGACCGCCCTCATGGTGGGCATCGGCAAAGCGGCCGGCGAACACATTCTCATCAAAGACGCCGTCGCACTCGAAAAGATGGGGCAAATCGACGGCATGGTCCTCGACAAGACCGGCACGCTCACACAGGGCCGCCCCGAAGTCGTCGATGCCGTGTGGCTCCGCCCCGAGGAGCGATATGCCGCCCCGCTCGCGCGTGCCGAAGAACAATCGCAGCACCCGTTGGCCCAAGCCATCGCCGCTCATTGGAGCAGCCATGCCAGGGAAAAGACTTTTGCCATCGAGCGGTATGAACAGCTGTCGGGCAAGGGCATCGAGTTTGAAGTGCAGGGCGAGACATTGCGCATCGGCAACCGGGCATTCATGACGGCCTCTTCCCTCAGCCCCGACCTCGAAACAAAAATCGCCTCGTGGCAGGCCGAGGGGAAAAGCATCGTCTTTTACGGCAACCGGGAGGGCGTCATCGCCATCATCGCCATTGCCGACAAGATAAAAGAGTCGTCGCACGAGGCCATCGCCCGGTTACGAAAACTCGGCATCGAGGTGTATATGCTCACGGGCGACGACACCGCAACGGCAACCTCCGTGGCACAGGCCGTGGGCATAACCCGTTTCAGAGCCAACGCCCTGCCGCAGGAGAAGGAAGACTTCGTCAGGTCGTTGCAGAGCGGGGGGAAAACCGTTGCCATGGTGGGCGACGGCATCAACGACTCACAGGCGCTGGCCCAAGCCGATGTGAGCATCGCCATGGGGCAAGGCACCGACATCGCCATGCAGGTGGCCATGGTGACGCTCATCAGCTCCGACCTCCGCCTTCTCTCGCGCGCCGTCCTTCTCTCGCGCCGCACCATGCGCATCGTACGGGAGAATCTTTTCTGGGCATTCGTCTACAATGTCGTGTGCATACCGGTGGCGGCCGGCGTGCTGTTCCCGATAAACGGCTGGCTGCTCAATCCCATGTGGGCCAGTGCCGCCATGGCGTTCAGCTCGGTATCGGTGGTACTCAACAGCCTGAGACTGAAATGGAAATGA
- a CDS encoding LacI family DNA-binding transcriptional regulator produces the protein MEKSSDKIRIKDIARMAGVSAGTVDRVLHARGEVSARTREKVEAVLKELDYRPNPYASALASKRHYKVAALLPKAGGYDYWIEVVRGVDLAAREYANLNINVEQILFDQYDCRDFEASADRLLASTPDAVLLAPIFKDSSVYLASRLDSRQIPYVFIDSDIAEADALSYFGMDSLQSGYLAAKLLLADIEPQNDIAVFKINRYGNVGSNQSDLRYQGFLKYVEENLPDHHLRVVMLHPSDDRLNLQTIRDFFIQYPWIKEGITFNSRVFRIACYLDDLQLSHIRLLGYELLLPNVKALKEGKIRYLISQRPELQGYRGMKALCEYKVFKKAVPRRNFMPIDILTAENIDYYTDFQLF, from the coding sequence GTGGAAAAAAGTTCGGATAAAATCCGTATCAAGGATATTGCGCGCATGGCCGGTGTCTCGGCAGGCACTGTCGACCGGGTATTGCATGCCCGCGGCGAAGTGTCGGCACGGACGCGCGAAAAGGTAGAGGCCGTCTTGAAGGAACTCGACTATCGTCCCAATCCTTATGCTTCGGCATTGGCCTCGAAACGCCATTACAAAGTGGCAGCCCTCTTGCCCAAGGCCGGAGGATATGATTACTGGATAGAGGTCGTGCGCGGAGTCGATTTGGCTGCCAGGGAATATGCCAATCTCAACATCAACGTCGAGCAAATCCTCTTTGACCAGTACGATTGCCGTGACTTTGAAGCTTCGGCCGACAGGCTTTTGGCATCGACCCCCGATGCCGTGCTGCTGGCCCCGATATTCAAGGACTCGTCGGTCTATTTGGCTTCACGCCTCGACAGCAGGCAGATACCCTATGTCTTTATCGATTCCGACATCGCCGAAGCCGATGCGCTTTCTTATTTCGGCATGGATTCATTGCAGAGCGGCTATTTGGCCGCCAAACTTTTGTTGGCCGACATCGAGCCGCAGAACGACATCGCTGTTTTCAAAATCAACCGTTACGGAAATGTGGGCTCCAATCAGTCCGACCTCCGGTATCAAGGCTTTTTGAAATATGTGGAGGAGAATTTGCCCGACCATCATTTGCGGGTGGTGATGCTTCACCCCTCCGACGACCGTCTCAACCTGCAAACCATTCGCGATTTTTTCATACAATACCCTTGGATAAAAGAGGGGATTACCTTTAATTCGCGAGTGTTCCGCATAGCCTGTTACCTCGACGACTTGCAGCTTTCGCACATTCGCTTGCTGGGATATGAATTGTTGTTGCCCAATGTCAAAGCCTTGAAAGAAGGGAAGATACGATACTTGATTTCACAACGGCCCGAGTTACAGGGCTACCGGGGCATGAAAGCCCTTTGCGAGTACAAGGTATTCAAGAAGGCCGTGCCGCGTCGCAATTTCATGCCCATCGACATTCTCACGGCCGAAAATATTGACTATTATACCGATTTTCAACTTTTCTAA
- a CDS encoding MgtC/SapB family protein, protein MDTTLELIFRPLVAGLLGAIIGLDRAYRAKEAGFRTHFLVSLGSALFMLVSQYGFSDVLQEGITRFDPARVAAQVVSGIGFIGAGTIIIHRQFVRGLTTAAGLWATAGIGLAIGGGLYWLGIATTVFTLLGLELLTVLFKKTGIHSCLIKFSTGTHDNITKIIDMIRQQGGRVTSYEAEERTLGSQKRYYVSIILRYPSPKEEFDIYQYLQTLPDLFVEKIE, encoded by the coding sequence ATGGACACAACCCTCGAATTGATATTCCGTCCGTTGGTAGCCGGGCTGCTGGGAGCCATCATTGGCCTCGACCGAGCCTATCGCGCCAAAGAAGCGGGCTTCCGCACCCACTTCCTGGTATCGTTGGGCAGCGCTTTGTTCATGCTTGTCTCGCAGTATGGTTTTTCCGACGTGCTGCAAGAGGGCATAACCCGCTTCGACCCGGCACGCGTGGCTGCACAGGTAGTGAGCGGCATAGGTTTCATCGGAGCCGGTACCATCATCATTCACAGGCAGTTCGTGCGGGGACTGACCACGGCGGCCGGGCTTTGGGCAACGGCCGGCATCGGACTGGCCATCGGAGGCGGCCTCTACTGGCTGGGCATCGCCACGACGGTATTCACGCTCCTGGGGTTGGAACTGCTGACCGTCCTGTTCAAGAAAACCGGCATACACAGCTGCCTCATCAAATTCTCGACAGGCACTCACGACAACATCACCAAAATCATAGACATGATACGCCAGCAAGGCGGCCGCGTCACCTCCTATGAGGCCGAAGAACGCACCTTAGGCAGCCAAAAGCGCTATTACGTCTCCATCATCTTGCGCTATCCGTCGCCCAAAGAGGAGTTTGACATCTACCAATACCTGCAAACACTACCCGACCTTTTTGTGGAGAAAATCGAATAA
- a CDS encoding ATP phosphoribosyltransferase, with amino-acid sequence MLRIAIQSKGRLNEDSMALLSESGIKLSPGKRTLLVQSPNFPIEVLFLRDDDIPDSVASGVADVGIVGMNEFLEKERKAEVVKELGFSKCRLSLAIPKEVDYPGLSWFNGRKIATSYPVILRRFLEENNISADIHIITGSVEIAPGIGLADAIFDIVSSGSTLVSNNLREVEVVVKSEAVLIATPGLSDEKREILDEFLFRVEAVQKAEDKKYVLMNAPTSAVDDILAVLPGIKSPTVMPLAQEGWCSIHTVLDEKCFWQIINKLKSVGAEGILALNIEKMVL; translated from the coding sequence ATGTTACGCATTGCAATTCAATCAAAAGGCCGTCTCAATGAAGACTCCATGGCCTTACTCTCAGAATCGGGCATAAAATTGTCACCGGGAAAGCGCACGCTGTTGGTGCAATCGCCCAATTTCCCCATCGAAGTGCTTTTCCTGCGCGATGATGATATACCCGACTCGGTAGCTTCGGGCGTTGCCGACGTGGGTATCGTGGGCATGAACGAGTTTCTCGAAAAAGAACGCAAAGCCGAGGTCGTAAAGGAGTTGGGTTTCAGTAAATGCCGCCTTTCGCTGGCCATACCCAAAGAGGTCGACTACCCGGGCCTCTCCTGGTTCAACGGCCGCAAGATAGCTACCTCATACCCGGTTATCCTGCGCCGCTTCTTGGAAGAAAACAATATCTCGGCCGATATACACATCATCACCGGTTCGGTCGAGATTGCCCCCGGCATCGGATTGGCCGACGCCATATTCGACATTGTAAGCTCGGGAAGTACCTTGGTGAGCAACAATCTGCGCGAAGTCGAGGTCGTCGTGAAATCCGAGGCGGTGCTCATTGCCACGCCCGGTCTCTCCGACGAGAAAAGGGAGATACTCGACGAGTTCCTCTTCCGTGTGGAAGCCGTCCAAAAAGCCGAAGACAAAAAATATGTGCTCATGAATGCACCAACTTCTGCCGTCGATGACATTCTTGCCGTGCTGCCCGGCATAAAGAGTCCCACGGTCATGCCGTTGGCACAAGAGGGGTGGTGCTCGATTCACACGGTTCTCGACGAAAAATGTTTTTGGCAGATTATCAACAAGCTCAAATCGGTAGGCGCCGAAGGAATCCTGGCGTTGAACATCGAAAAAATGGTCCTTTAA
- the pelA gene encoding pectate lyase — translation MRKIAFFVVVFLLAAHASAQIRSDYRQKELSWTRTASRIDDRFFYLYTDEAKRIADNLVIYQLESGAWPKNVYFPAEITPEQKEKIIADKKHVERGTIDNGSTTTEIAYLSKMYNVVRDEKYKEAALKGIEYLLAAQYENGGWPQFYPNAKGYARHITYNDNAMVNAMRVLQAIFEYDPLYWYVPAELRGRAKTAFDKGVQCILATQVVQDGKPTVWCAQHDFETLAPAKARAYELPSLSGQESDNIVLLLMDIPNPSPEVIAAVENAVAWFEKSKIEGIRLEYYRNDKGQRDYRVVACEKCPPMWARFYDLETNRPFFCDRDGIKKYDVSQIGHERRTGYSWYNRDGSRVLARYKMWKREHQGQAGREIPRNRTRW, via the coding sequence ATGAGAAAAATCGCATTTTTCGTCGTTGTCTTTCTGCTGGCCGCCCACGCATCGGCACAGATTCGCTCGGATTACCGCCAAAAAGAGTTGAGCTGGACCCGCACGGCTTCACGCATCGACGACCGCTTCTTCTACCTCTATACCGACGAAGCCAAACGCATCGCCGACAACTTGGTCATCTACCAACTGGAATCGGGCGCCTGGCCCAAAAATGTTTACTTCCCGGCCGAAATAACCCCCGAACAGAAGGAGAAAATCATAGCCGACAAGAAACACGTCGAAAGAGGTACCATCGACAACGGCTCGACAACGACCGAAATCGCCTACCTCTCGAAAATGTATAACGTGGTGCGCGACGAAAAATACAAAGAGGCCGCCTTGAAAGGCATCGAATACCTGCTCGCCGCCCAATATGAAAACGGCGGGTGGCCCCAATTCTACCCCAACGCCAAAGGGTATGCCCGCCATATCACCTACAACGACAACGCCATGGTAAACGCGATGCGCGTGCTGCAAGCCATCTTCGAGTATGATCCGCTCTACTGGTATGTGCCCGCGGAACTGCGCGGAAGAGCCAAAACCGCCTTTGACAAAGGTGTGCAATGTATCCTCGCCACCCAAGTGGTGCAAGATGGCAAACCCACGGTGTGGTGTGCCCAACACGACTTCGAGACCCTGGCTCCGGCCAAGGCCCGCGCGTATGAACTGCCTTCGCTCAGCGGCCAGGAATCGGACAACATCGTGCTGCTGCTCATGGACATACCCAACCCTTCGCCCGAAGTGATTGCCGCCGTGGAAAATGCCGTCGCGTGGTTTGAGAAATCAAAAATCGAAGGAATACGCCTCGAATATTACCGCAATGACAAAGGGCAACGCGACTACCGCGTCGTGGCTTGCGAGAAATGTCCGCCCATGTGGGCCCGCTTCTATGACTTAGAGACCAACCGCCCCTTCTTCTGCGACCGCGACGGCATCAAGAAATATGACGTGTCGCAAATCGGACACGAACGCCGCACGGGGTACAGCTGGTACAACCGCGACGGAAGCCGTGTACTCGCTCGCTACAAGATGTGGAAACGGGAACATCAAGGACAAGCGGGTCGCGAGATTCCCCGCAACCGCACCCGCTGGTAA
- a CDS encoding heavy metal transport/detoxification protein, with the protein METRKFKTNAKCGGCVAKIEASLNTAVARNQWDIDLSTPDRVLTITSDLSDDDIVRLVVAAGFKAEKIG; encoded by the coding sequence ATGGAAACTCGCAAATTCAAGACCAATGCCAAATGCGGAGGCTGCGTTGCCAAAATCGAAGCCTCCCTCAATACGGCCGTAGCCCGCAACCAATGGGACATCGACCTTTCGACACCCGACCGCGTACTCACCATCACCAGCGACCTGAGCGACGACGACATCGTGCGCCTCGTCGTGGCGGCCGGATTCAAAGCCGAGAAAATAGGGTAA
- a CDS encoding tagaturonate reductase: MKPLNRTTARANKYPERIIQFGEGNFLRAFVDWIIYNMDEKADFNSSVVVVQPIDKGMVDMLNGQDCLYHVNLQGLDKGQVVNSLTMIDVISRALNPYTQNEEFMKLADQPEMRFVISNTTEAGIAFDPTCKLEDAPASSYPGKLTQLLYRRYKTFNGDKTKGLIIFPCELIFLNGHKLKETIYQYIELWNLGEDFKKWFEEACGVYATLVDRIVPGFPRKDIAAIKEKLQYDDNLVVQAEIFHLWVIEAPESVAKEFPADKAGLNVLFVPSEAPYHERKVTLLNGPHTVLSPVAYLSGINIVRDACQHEVVGKYIHKVMFEELMETLNLPKDELKKFAEDVLERFNNPFVDHQVTSIMLNSFPKYQTRDLPGLKVYLERKGELPKGLVLGLAAIITYYKGGVRADGAEIVPNDAPEIMQMLKDLWATGCTKKVAEGVLAAESIWGENLNNIPGLTDAVKGYLDSIQEKGMLETVKTIL; this comes from the coding sequence ATGAAACCGCTTAACAGAACCACTGCTCGGGCCAACAAATATCCCGAACGCATCATTCAATTTGGAGAAGGTAACTTCCTGCGTGCATTTGTAGACTGGATTATCTACAACATGGACGAGAAAGCCGATTTCAATAGCAGTGTCGTTGTTGTGCAACCCATCGACAAAGGTATGGTCGATATGTTGAACGGACAAGACTGCCTCTATCATGTCAATCTGCAAGGTCTCGACAAAGGCCAGGTGGTAAACAGCCTCACGATGATCGATGTCATCAGCCGCGCTTTGAACCCCTACACGCAGAACGAAGAATTCATGAAACTGGCCGACCAACCCGAAATGCGTTTCGTGATTTCCAACACGACCGAGGCCGGTATCGCCTTTGATCCCACCTGCAAGCTCGAAGACGCTCCCGCTTCGTCCTATCCCGGAAAACTCACCCAGCTCCTCTATCGTCGTTACAAAACCTTCAACGGCGACAAGACCAAGGGTCTCATTATCTTCCCCTGCGAGCTTATCTTCCTCAACGGTCACAAGCTCAAAGAGACCATCTACCAATACATCGAATTGTGGAACCTCGGTGAAGATTTCAAAAAATGGTTCGAAGAGGCTTGCGGCGTGTATGCTACCCTCGTAGACCGCATCGTGCCGGGCTTCCCCCGCAAAGACATTGCCGCCATCAAGGAAAAACTGCAATACGACGACAATCTCGTGGTACAAGCCGAAATCTTCCACCTTTGGGTTATCGAGGCTCCCGAGAGCGTAGCCAAGGAATTCCCCGCCGACAAGGCCGGCCTCAATGTACTCTTCGTGCCCTCCGAAGCTCCTTACCACGAACGCAAAGTGACCCTGCTCAACGGCCCGCACACCGTATTGTCGCCCGTGGCCTACCTGTCGGGCATCAACATCGTTCGTGATGCTTGCCAACACGAAGTCGTAGGCAAGTATATCCACAAAGTGATGTTCGAAGAGTTGATGGAGACGCTGAACCTCCCGAAAGACGAATTGAAGAAATTTGCCGAAGATGTGCTCGAACGTTTCAACAACCCGTTTGTTGACCACCAAGTAACCTCCATCATGCTCAACTCGTTCCCGAAATATCAAACCCGCGACCTGCCCGGCTTGAAAGTATATCTCGAACGCAAAGGCGAGCTTCCCAAAGGTCTCGTGCTGGGTCTTGCCGCCATCATCACCTACTACAAGGGCGGTGTGCGTGCCGACGGTGCCGAAATCGTTCCCAACGATGCTCCCGAAATCATGCAGATGCTCAAAGACCTGTGGGCTACTGGTTGCACCAAGAAAGTGGCCGAAGGCGTATTGGCTGCCGAGTCGATTTGGGGCGAGAACCTCAACAACATTCCCGGCTTGACCGACGCCGTGAAAGGATACCTCGATTCGATTCAAGAAAAAGGCATGCTCGAAACCGTGAAAACCATTCTCTAA
- a CDS encoding HD domain-containing protein gives MIARRVVDYYIDNPPVYEQIVHTQAVASYTRLIAVGEEPDAHRVDLLEVAAWLHDIGCPEARRLYGDSRPMHQQETGCRMAAEWLETVDGLTTEEKSWLAAVVGSHHQLPAARKLHFEPLFEADLIVNLIEGYYDKAKAGEYLDKMVTTATGKALYRRLFGL, from the coding sequence ATGATTGCTCGGAGGGTTGTCGATTATTACATCGACAACCCTCCTGTGTATGAACAAATCGTGCATACCCAGGCCGTTGCCTCCTATACCCGTCTTATTGCCGTGGGGGAAGAACCCGACGCTCATCGCGTCGACTTGCTCGAAGTGGCCGCTTGGTTGCACGACATCGGATGTCCCGAAGCCCGGAGGCTTTATGGCGACAGTCGCCCCATGCACCAGCAGGAGACCGGTTGCCGCATGGCGGCCGAGTGGCTCGAAACGGTCGACGGCCTCACCACCGAGGAGAAATCGTGGCTGGCCGCGGTTGTCGGTTCACATCATCAGTTGCCGGCCGCCCGCAAGTTGCATTTCGAGCCTCTCTTTGAAGCCGACCTCATCGTGAATCTCATCGAGGGGTATTACGACAAGGCCAAGGCGGGAGAATACCTCGACAAGATGGTGACCACCGCTACGGGCAAAGCTCTCTACCGCCGGCTTTTCGGCCTTTGA
- a CDS encoding altronate dehydratase: MSTRYIKINPADNVVVAIDPLKKGDRLTVDGVEIVLVEDVPAGHKVALQDFAADEHIIKYGYPIGHARAAIARGAWVNEKNIKTNLEGLLEYTYTPKLVDVSQPDRGLTFKGYRRKNGEVGVRNEIWIIPTVGCVNGVVNQLAEALRKETQGAGVDAIVSFPHNYGCSQLGNDHENTRKVLRDMVKHPNAGAVLVVGLGCENNQMDAFKELVGPVDEERVKFMVCQKVDDEFETGMALLRDLYAKASKDVRVDVPLSELRVGLKCGGSDGFSGITANPLLGVFSDFLVSQGGTTVLTEVPEMFGAETILMNRCATPELFDKTVHLINDFKAYFMANNQPVYENPSPGNKAGGISTLEDKSLGCTQKCGKSIVRDVLMYGERLKTKGLNLLSAPGNDLVAATALASAGCQMVLFTTGRGTPFGTYVPTMKISTNSNLAAHKPGWIDFNAGTLVDGETMDTVVERFIQYVIAVASGEHVNNEKKGYREIAIFKTGVTL; this comes from the coding sequence ATGAGTACACGTTATATAAAAATCAATCCTGCCGATAATGTGGTCGTAGCGATTGACCCCTTGAAGAAGGGCGACCGGCTTACGGTCGACGGCGTCGAAATCGTCCTCGTCGAAGACGTTCCCGCCGGACACAAGGTGGCTCTCCAAGACTTTGCTGCCGACGAGCACATCATCAAGTATGGCTATCCCATCGGACATGCCCGCGCGGCCATTGCCCGCGGTGCATGGGTGAATGAGAAAAACATCAAGACCAATCTCGAGGGGTTGCTCGAATATACCTACACCCCCAAGTTGGTCGATGTGTCACAACCCGATAGAGGGCTTACCTTCAAAGGCTATCGCCGTAAAAACGGCGAAGTGGGCGTGCGCAATGAGATTTGGATTATCCCCACGGTAGGTTGTGTCAACGGGGTAGTAAACCAGTTGGCCGAAGCGCTGCGCAAGGAGACGCAGGGAGCCGGTGTCGATGCCATTGTTTCGTTCCCGCACAACTACGGTTGTTCGCAGTTGGGCAACGACCATGAGAACACTCGCAAGGTGTTGCGCGACATGGTGAAGCACCCCAATGCCGGAGCCGTGTTGGTTGTCGGTCTCGGTTGCGAAAACAACCAGATGGACGCCTTCAAGGAACTGGTAGGTCCGGTCGATGAGGAGCGTGTGAAATTCATGGTATGCCAAAAGGTCGACGACGAGTTCGAGACCGGCATGGCCCTCCTGCGCGACCTCTATGCCAAAGCCTCGAAAGATGTGCGCGTCGATGTCCCCCTGAGCGAGTTGCGCGTGGGTCTCAAATGCGGTGGCTCCGACGGGTTCTCGGGCATCACGGCCAATCCCCTGCTGGGTGTCTTCTCCGATTTCCTCGTGTCGCAGGGCGGAACAACGGTGCTTACCGAAGTTCCCGAAATGTTCGGCGCCGAGACGATTCTCATGAACCGTTGCGCTACTCCCGAGCTCTTCGACAAGACGGTGCATCTCATCAACGACTTCAAGGCTTATTTCATGGCCAATAACCAACCGGTATATGAAAATCCCTCTCCCGGGAACAAGGCCGGCGGTATCTCCACCCTCGAAGACAAGTCGCTCGGTTGCACGCAGAAATGCGGCAAATCGATTGTGCGCGACGTGTTGATGTATGGTGAGCGCCTCAAAACCAAGGGGCTCAACCTGCTCAGCGCTCCCGGCAACGACTTGGTGGCTGCCACGGCACTCGCCTCGGCCGGTTGCCAGATGGTTCTCTTCACGACGGGACGTGGAACGCCGTTCGGAACCTATGTCCCCACGATGAAGATTTCGACCAACAGCAATTTGGCCGCCCACAAACCCGGCTGGATCGACTTCAACGCCGGAACGCTCGTCGATGGTGAGACGATGGATACCGTTGTTGAACGCTTTATCCAGTATGTGATAGCCGTTGCCAGCGGTGAACATGTCAACAACGAGAAGAAAGGTTACCGCGAGATAGCCATCTTCAAGACCGGTGTTACTTTGTAA